The following DNA comes from Firmicutes bacterium CAG:345.
ATTTCTTCTTTACTAAAATTGTATTTACTTAAATTCAATAAAGAAATATCAGTATTAGAACTTTTAATATCTAATAAAAATTGTTTCACCTCAACATCTTCAATACTATCAATATCAAAAATACTCTCAATACAATATATATATCTAAATATAATTATTATTTTTTTTATTGATTGATAATTATTTATGCTTTTTAAATTGCAATTAATCAAATAATTTTTATTGCTTTCTATAAATTTTTTATCATTATATAAAGAATCAAGCAAACAATAAAAATGATGCATTATAAGAATAAATTCATTTCTTGAAGTTCCAACATTACTCAAAAAATAATTACCATAAAACATTGCAATTTCAATTATTCCACTGCAAAAGAAATCAGCAAAAATATATGCAAAACATTTTAAACTGTTTGCATTTTTTATCAAATTAGCAATGATAAGCACTTTTTTATTTTCTATATATTCAGAATATTTTTTCAATAATAAAATAGAAGCATCTGGATCATAACAAGACACATTTATAAGAGCTTCCGTAGCTTCAAATGGCGAAATATCATAATTATATTTTTCAAGCAGTCCTAAAAAGCAAGCAGAATCTAATTTAGAAGCTCCTTTATTTAGTAACTCTATCGCCTTTTCTCTTCGTTTTCCTTTAGCGAGCCAATAATAAGCTGAATAGCATTTATTTTCAGCTGCAAATGATAAACAAACTTGTGAATCAAATTCTGGCAAAAAAGTCTTATCTATAGTCAAAATAGCACCGCACAAATAATTAGCAAAAACATTATTTTTATGAACTTTCAAAGATAGAAAATTTTTAAATTCATCTTTTGAAGATAATTTTAAAAATATATTTGTTTTTTTCTCTAAAAATTTAGCCATTTGAAGATAAGAATTTTTCTTATTTCTTTTCATAGCTTCAAAATAATGAAGAAAAGCAATTTCTTCCCTATTTTTATTCTTAGAAAAAGTTAACATAAAATCAGCATACGGAACCAAGTAGTTATTATTAGTATTTTTTAAAGTTGTTAATAATTCTTCTGCTTTTTGGTAATTAGGATAATCTATATTTATTCCAAGTTTAAAATTCATAGCTATTGCGTATATTTTTTCTGGTTTATCTTCATCACCATTTATTTTTAAGTAATATCTCATCGCTTCTTGCTCATCTTTTTTGAAACAAATTCCTTTTTCATAAAAAAAGCCTAAAAAATATGAACATTTAGCATTGTTTAATTTTTCTCCGCGCTCCAAATATAAACAAGTCTTCTGGAAATCATGTTGTATATAATCATCACGTGAATAGATGATTGCCAAATTCCAAAATGCTTCAGAATTTCCTAATGAAGCTGATTTATTTAAAATTTTTATAGCGTTTTCAACATCTCCTTGTTTTAAATAAAATAAGGCAACTTCATTCATGGCAGGTGGATAAGAATACACAAAGGCTGTCTTTATTACAAATTCATACCCTTGTCTTTTCAATTCAGAATCACTACTATCCATCAAAATTTTGCCAAATCTATATAAACCTTTAGGATCATTTTCATTCGCTGCAGCTTGATAATATGCAACGGCTTTAGCAAAATTTTTTCTAGTTCCAAATCCATATTCGAAAGAGCGTCCTAAATAAAATAATGCTTTATTTATTTTATACTCTTCCGCAATTTTATAGAATTCAAAAGCTTTTGAATAATCTTTATCTACACCTATTCCTTCAAAATAGCAATTTCCTAAATTGACAAATGCTTCTCCAAAACCAGCATTACATGATCTAACAAAAAAATCAACTGTTCTTTTTTTATCTATCGTTCCTAAAAAACCTTGCAAGCAAATTTCTCCACATCTATTTAAAGAATATCCATCTTCACTCATCAAGTAATAATCAAAAGCTTTTTGATAATCAATTTCACAAAATCCTGGTAAAGAATACAAATCTCCTAAAAGTCTTGAAGCATCTTGTCCAATTTCATTTTGCTCTTTATAAACACTTTCAAGTATTTTTACCGCTTCTTGCAAATCTTTAGAATTTTCATTTCCATTAATATATAAAACAGCTAATGGTATAGCAGCTGGAGCATAATTCTTATCATAAGATTTCTCTAGATAATATAAAGCTTTTTCATAATCCTTTTTTTCTAAATCATCCCGCGAGTAAAATTTACCTAACAAGCACATTGCCGCTGGACTTTTATAAAAACATCCTAATTTATATAAAGTTTCCGCTTTATCCAAATCTTTCTCACCAAATTCGCCACTTTCATAAGCTGCACCTAATTCACATATAGCATCCACTACACCTTCTTCAGCAGCTTGTTTCAAATAAGTAAAAACTTTTTTTAAATCTTTTTTTACAAAAATACCATCATAATAAAATCTAGTTATTTCATATAATGCAGGAGGATAATTTAGCTTTACTGCTTTTTGCATATATTCAAATCCTAGTTTTTCATCGCTTTCAAAATTAAAAGCAGATATGCTATAAAAAATAGAAATTTCAAAATTTGCCAAAGCAAAATTATCTTTTGCAGATTCTAGTAATATTTGTTTAGCAAAATCATATTTTGTTTCATCTGTACTTGTAAAGAAAATACTCATAGCATAAAGATATAAGTTAAAAGCATTCTTTTCACCAAAATAACTATCTTCTGCATAATCATATAATTTATAAAATTCATCCTTTGGCATAGTTATTTCGCTAAAAAGGATTCCTTCTTTTATCTTATCAATAGCTTGTCTATAATTATCAATTTTATATTCTTTATATATTGTCATTGTTTCACCAACACTAAAATTGTATCATAGTTTAGCTGCCAATAATACTTTTATCACTTACACTTTTGCCATTCTGACACCTTGATAAATTGCTTCAACAATACTTTGTTGATATTTTTCCTCGCAAAGTTTTTTTCTTTCTGCTTGATTGGACAAAAATCCACATTCAATCAATACCGCAGGAACTTTTGTTTTCATAAATAAATAATACTTTTCTGAATGTATTATTTTTTCTAGTCCTGTTAGTTTATTTAGGTAATTTTGAATAGAAACAGCATATTGCTTAGATATTCCATCATTATATCGATAATATACCATTGGTCCAAAAACTGAATTATCAATTAAAGAATTTAAATGTAATGATATCAACAAATCAGGATTGATAAAATTAATCATTTCTGCACGTTTTTTTAAATCATCAATCTTATGATTATAACTATCTTCTTTTGATAAATCATAATCTTCAGTTCTTGAAAAATAGATAAAGCAATTATTTTGAATAAAAATATCACCTAATTTCTTAGCTATTTTTAAATTTAATTCCTTTTCAAAAATATTTCCTGAATATGTTCCGGGATCCATACCTCCATGTCCAGCATCTATAAAAATTTTGTAATCCGTAATATTATTCTCTACTATTGAGCTTTTTTCATAATCAAAATTGATTATCAAAAGAAAAACTATCAATATAAAAGAACTAAAAAAGGCAATTATTTTTTTCATAGTATAACCTATGATAATTGACTCTTAAATATTTATGCCAAAACTAAACTATCTATTTCTACAACAAGATATTCAGATTCTTGCAATATATAATTGAAAGAAATATAATCACCTTTCATCATCACATAAAGTTTTGAATTCATGTCTAATGGTGCTTTATAAACAATATCATTATTGTTTTCTACTGTAAAATATGCAAAATTTCCAACAATTTCTTTTCTTGAAACAGTACCACTAACTGTATTTGATTCAACTTTTCCTCCTAAAGATTTTAAATATTCTGTATAAGCCATTAATAGACTATCTTCTATAATAGGTTCTTCCCCTGTCTCTTGATTTATGAAAACATATTTTTGAACTTTAACATCATTTTTCAAAGTTAAAAAGAAAGTAGGAGTATTATTAATAGAAATATATATAGGCCAAGTTGCCGTTAAATTCATTGCTTTCACAGAATCATCTAACCTTGCAATATCCATAGCTCTATTTTCAGTAATCCCAATTTTAGAATAAAACTTTGCTTTCATAGTTCTTAATGAAAAAGTTATAAAGCCTATTGCAGTCTGATCTCTTTCATCAGAAGAAGTAACACTTGATACATAAAAAGGTTCTCCATCTTTAATGAAATAATTATATCCTTCATTTATTATAAAAACATCTTCTTTAGTACCAATTGTTGCATTGATAAAGCCTTTTTTATATTTAAAATTATAACTTGCTAAATTTTCAACTATTTTTAAATCAACAACATGATCAATCCATAATGGAGCATTATCAATATTATAACTATTAATTGTTCCTGTATCCGCTTCAATTGTTAAAACTTTACTTGGAACCTTGCCACCAAAAACACCAACTTTTTTCTCATAACAAGGAACAATCCAATAAGGGTGATAATTATCATCTATTTCAAAATAATAACTATCAAATAAATCATATATATTATTTAAACGTATATGTCTTAATAGATCAGAATAAAGCTTAGCACTTTCGCAATAGACAATCGGATAATCTGTAATGAGTTTGTTTTCTCCGGTAACCAAATCAACATAAATATATCCCGGTGTTCCTATTTTATTATTTTGCATCGATAAAAAGAAATTAGAATATTCTAACGGAACAACTCTAATTATTTTTTGAACACCTTCATATTCAAAACTCTGTATATTAAAATGATTTTGATTAATATAATACTGATTTCCGAAATCACCCAATGCAATTTCCGCTTGTCTTAAAGCCATTGCTTTATCTAAGATTGGTAAAACAATATCATTATCTTTATAATTAAAATCTTCATTCAATTTTTGAGTATCATTTATTGTTTCAATAGTTAAAAGATTAGCATAATCTTTTGCCCTAAATAATTCAGCAGAGGTTAATTCTCCAACAATAGAAAATAAAATTGAAACACCTAGGATTGAAGAAATAGTCCATTTATATATTTTTGCTGTGCTTTTCAAATTTTTTATAAATAATTTATATATCGCATAAACTATTACCGAACTAGTTAAAATAATAGATATTGTAATAAAAATAACAAAAGAACCGGATTTAAAACTTAAAGGAGGAAGAATGATAAAGTAATAGAACAATATAAAAATTGCTGTTGCTATAAATAAAACAGGTATTTTTATTGCCAATGGAAGCTTTTCATCTGAAGCTTTAGGTTTAAAAATATTGAAATAATATGTTAATAAAAATATAGTTGGAATAGCAAAAATTAAAGAGAATATAAAGCATACAATACTATCAGTAAAAATAGAAATAAGAGCTAAAAGCAATACTAAGAAAACTAATACACCTATAAAAATAAAAGGTTTGTTTTTTTTATAAGCAAAAAAATCATATAGAGAATTGTTAAATTTATTATTTTTATTGAAAAAATCAACTTGATTTATTTTATTCATCAATTTATTTTGTTCAATAAACTCAGAAAACTGTGGTTTATTAATCCAATATAAAACTGTATCTCTATTTATATATTTTTTATTCTTCTTATTTAAATTCAATAATAGTTCATCTTTTAAAATTGTAGAAAAATCAGCATAGTCTTCTTCCTTCAAATTCTTTTTAAAAAATCCATTATCTTTTAAAGATTCTACAAATTCTTTAATGAAATCATCCAAGTTTTCTTTTGTTATTCTATTTATCATTTCGCATCTTTTCCTTTTTTTATTATAACATAGAGCAAAGCATAGCAAACAAAAAACCAGGCCGAAGCCTGGCAAAATTGGTTAGTCAGCAATATATGGAAGTAAAGCCATATAACGTGCATTCTTGATAGCTTTTGCTAACATTCTTTGATATTTAGCAGAAGTACCGGTAACACGACGGGATGTGATTTTACCAGAAGGAGAAATAAATCTCTTAAGCAATTCAACATCTTTATAGTCAATGGTCTTAATTTTATTCTTAGTAAAGTAACAAACCTTCTTTTTTGGTTTTTGTCTCTTGAACATTTAAGATTACCTTTCTAGAATGGTAAATCATCATCAGTAGTAATATCCGATTCTTGATTATCATTCATTTCAGCGCTCGAATAACTATTTTGAGATCTATTATCTTCATATCCTAATGAAGATTGGTCATTGCCACTATCTTGTCTTTTTTCTAAGAAAGTAACAGTGTCAGCAATAACTTCAACAACAGAAACCTTGCGATTTTCGTTATTTGTATAAGATCTTTGATTTAAACGTCCATCAACACCGAGCAACATACCTTTGTGAACGTATTTTGCAATATTATCAGCAGTTTGATTCCAAGCTGTAACTGGAATAAAACTAGTTGTTCTCTCCGCGCCTTGTCTAACACGATTATCAATTGCTAAAGTGAAGGATACAACTGACATTCCGCTTGTTGTCTTTCTAAGCTCTGGATCACGAACAATTCTACCAACTAATACAGCACGATTCATCATAACATTATTCTCCTTTCGTTAATCTTAATCGATTACAGTGACTAAAGAACGAAGAACTTTACTATCCAAACGTGTTATACGATTGAATTCTTCAATGCATTTTGGTTTTTCGGTGCTAAGTTTAAGCACAACGTAATAACCTTTCTTAACCTTGTTAATTTCATAAGCAAGATCACGAAGACCCCACTCATTAGTTTCATCGATAGTTGCACCATTAGAAGTAAGAATATTAGCTAAGCTAGCAACTTCATTCTTTCTGGTTTCATCATCGAGTTCAGGTGTAAGAATATACATGATTTCATATTTTCTCATGTCATACCTCCCTATGGTCTTTCCGGCTACTTTATTAAAATAAGTAGCAGAAGAAGTACTGGTACCTTCACATACCTTTGGTTATTTTACATAAATACCGAAGATTTGTCAACCTCTTTCATTCCTTCTTCATTATTATATAAGCCCTTTTTATATATTTTTTGCAAAGATAAGTAATATTATTTACCATTCCAATTTTTCATCATCTTTGTCATACTTTTTCTTCTTTTTGTTATTAGGTAATTTTGTATAACACATTTGACATAAAATTGATGTTTCATGATTTATTAGTCCGCATTTTGGACAAATATTTGTTAAAGATGCACCACATTTTGGACAAACAGTATATTTTTTTCCTTTTTCTAATGATGAATGACAAGATGGACATTGAGTGTTCAATCTTTCGACTGTTTTCTTATAATCTTTGGCATCAAATCCCTTTATTCCATCAAATGACGATGAATAATTATCTGATGCATAAATATCTTCATCTTTTTTATTGTAATTTTCTTTCTGAATAGTTTCTTTTTTAGCAAAAATGCTTTTTATTGTCATGATTTTTTCATCATTATTTTCTTTATTTTTTCCATTTTTCTTAGCAGTCAAAAAAGATTGAAATATAATTATAAAAACAAAAATCAAAAAAAACATTGAAAAGAAAATAGTTATTCCCATATTAATTTTCCTCTTCTTCTAAAGAATTCATTTTAATCATAGAAGAATAATTTTTAAATTTTTCTCCAATATTTTTCAAATCCGAAGAAATTTCTAGTATCTTAAATAAATGCTCTTTTTCTTCACCTAAAATGTTTAGCCATTCATAAAATAATTCACATAGAATTTGAATTTTTGAGTTAAAAATATTCTTACCATTCTCAGTCATATCAACATAAATTTCTCTTCTATTGGTCGGATTTATTTCACGAGTGATCAAATTGTTATCTTCCAATATTTTTAAATGACTTGTTACAGTAGGACGAGCAACATTAATAGACTCACTTATTTCAGATGGTTTAGCTTTTTCATGAGACATGAGATAAAGCATTATTCTATTAGGAATTGAAGCAATATCTATAAAAGGATTTAACTCCCCTTGTGTATATATTTTTTCAATTAATGATAGCAAAGTTATAACTGAATAATTATCCATAATACCCCTCACTAATTTAAGTTTAACATAATTACTTTTTTCTGAAAAGATTTCTTAATTCCATTGTCTAAAAACAACTTCTTTAACGTTTTCAGTATCTTTTGTAAAATAATCTTTTTTTCCTTTTGAAGTTGTGAAATTATTTTTTTCATCGATATATATTTTTGAATTAAACCATTCAGTATCTTTTAAAATAGTCAAATTATTCGAAGCAGCAACACCAACTTCTTCACCATTAGTTGAAACAATAATATTTCCATTTAATGGCTTTTCTTCCGAATCCATTCCATAAGAAGTAGCATAAACTTTATCAGTAAATTTAGATATATTAGAGACAAAAGTTTGTGTTGGAAAAACATTTAAATAATTAGATGTATATTCAGGATTACCTGCCGAGCATGAAACAACACACATCTTTGGTTGAATAAGATTTAAAAAATCCATAGTAGATGAAGTTTTAGAGCCATGATGAGCAGCTTTATATAGATCTACCGTTGGGAAATCTTTGTCAGAATAATATTCAGTGAATTTCTTTTCTCCATTTCCTTCCAAATCACCCGTAAGTAAAAAATAGTGATCATTATACTTAAATCTTGTAATGACAGAATTATTATTTTCATCACTTTTATCAGTGTTCCAATAGTAATAATTCCATAGTATTTCCATGGAAATATTATCTGTTAAATTATAAACTCTTTTAGCTCCATTTTTTTCATCAAAACAATCAGAAGCTAAATAATGATTAGCTCCACTATTATCTCTAGCAGTTTTATAAGAATTATATGTCGCTGTTGTTTTACTAGAAATTGAATCTATAACATTATCTACTTTATATGAAGCGAAAATTCCTGGTTCTTTATTAGTGCCAGCAAAACCTTCTATATGATCAGAATCACCATGAGTTACAATGACATATTCCAATTGATTATCCGCAATATAATTATTCATATAAGCTTTAATAGTACTTGTATCAGAAACTCCAGCATCGATTAAAATATCATTATCACCAGCTTTAATATAAATGGCATCTCCATTTTTATTATTTCCTAATTGCATAAAATGAATTTGAAAATCATCATATACTACACCTTCTGTAGCATTTGAATTACTTGATGAAGAAGATGAACTCGAAGAATTTCTATCAGGATCAAAAATACCTGTTTTGTTATAATAAGAATATCCAAAGTAAGCACCTACAGCTAAAATCAAAATAACAACTAAAATTATGAGAAATATTCTTAAGCCTTTATTCTTTTTTACTGCTTTTTTAACTTTTTTCTCAACAGTTTTTTTCATAGCTTCATCAACTACTTCGCCATTATTTTTATCAGCCAAACTCTTGGCATAAGTTAAAGCCTCAAGATAAGTATCAAAAACTTTAATCGCTCTTTTTCCACCTTGTTTTTTTACACCATACTTACCATCTTTAGTTTTATAAACAATATATTTCATATATTTACTCCTAATTACTAATTAATTTTACTACACATCCAACTATTTTTCGATACCAGTAATTCAAATTATCGTTACGCTAGTTTTTTCAAATTAAAAATACTATAATTTCTATTGCGTAGAATCGAGGAAAGAAAATGAATAAGAAATCTAGTGGATTGATATTATCACCAGCAATATATTCAAGATTTGAACAAGAATATCGTTCAAATTTAACAAACACAATATTAAGACATTCTCTAGTTTTACATTCAATAGATGATATAACCCGTAGTGCAGATAGTCCCGAAACTTCAAATGCAATTTATTCTATAGAATTAAAAACTATGAAAGCACAAAATCAACGATCATCTGGGCGCTGTTGGATTTTTTCCGCAACAAATCTTTTAAGAGAAATAATAGGTAAGAAATTAAATGTTGATCAATTTGAATTATCACAAAACTTTATTGCTTTTTATGACAAATTGGAAAAATATAATTTCTTATTGACTGAACTAGAAAAAAACATCGATGAAAAACATGATGAAAGATTAAATCAAAAACTATTATCCGATGGTGTTGGCGATGGCGGACAATGGGGGATGTTTGTAGCCATAGTAAAAAAATACGGACTATGCCCTAAATCATTATTTGATGACACTATGACTTCTGGATCAACTTTAAGTTTAAATAAGCTAATAAATTCTAGTGCTCGTTATTATGCCGCTCAAATTCATAAATTACATGAAATCGGAAAAGACGAAGAAATAAAAGCACTTCATGAAAATTACGTCGAAAAAGTTTATAATCTTCTCTGTTCAACTTTTGGAGTTCCTCCTTCAACATTCAATTTTGAATATAAAGATAATGACAACATTTATCACTATGAAAAAAATATAACTCCTATCGAATTTTTTAACAAATACATCGGTAATGATATCGATGATTATATAAGCATTATCAATGCTCCAACTAAAGATAAAGAATATGGAAATATATATACTATCGACCATCTAGGAAATGTTATTGAAGCTCCTTCAATTAGACACTTAAATTTACCTTTAAAAAGAATAGAAAATTTAATTATTCAAACACTAAAAGATGGAGAACCTGTTTGGTTTGGAAGTGATGTAAGTTACTATAAAGATAGAAACAAAGGTATATGGGATGACAATCTATTTGATTATTACTCTGCATTCGGTATGGACTTTTCCTTCAATAAAAAAGATATGCTCGATTTCTATCAATCTTCCATGAACCATGCTATGCTTATTACTGGCGTAACACTAGATGAAAATGAAAAACCTTTAAAATGGAAAATTGAAAATTCCTGGGGTACAGAATTAGGAAAAGAAGGATATTTTCTTCAAAGTGAATCATGGTTTGAAAAATTCTTCTATCAAGCCGTGATCAAGAAAAAATATTTAAACGAAGAAGAAAAAGAAAATTTAAAGAAAGAACCAATACATCTCCCTTTATGGGATCCATTTGGTACATTGGCAGATTAATATGGAAAATATAGATATAATACAGCAAATTAAAGATACACTCGATAAAATTAGACCTTTCATTGTTCGCGATGGAGGAGATATAGAATTCAGTCGATTCGATGAAAAATCTGGAATAGTTTATATAAAATTTTTAGGAGCTTGCGTTGGATGTGGAATGATTGATGATACTCTATCATTAGGAATTTCAACAATTCTTCAAGAAGAAGTTCCTGGAGTCACAAAAGTTGAAATCGATCCTGATTCAATTCCACCTGCTATCAATGATTTTAATTTTGAAGATTTAAATTAATTTAAGAACTCGTATATAAATTTTCAAACCAATATACGAGTTTTTAATTACAATTTTTAATAGATTAACAATATATTAAGATATAATTATTAATACATGAGGTGAACTATGCTAAAAAAAATAAATGATATCGCCAAGCAATTAAATTTGCAAGAAGATGAATTTGAAACTTATGGTAATTATAAAGCCAAAATCTTTTCCGACAAAATTAAATCCAATGCTGATGGAAAATTAATTTTAGTTACTGCTATTACTCCAACTAAAGCAGGTGAAGGCAAAACAACCTGCTCTATTGCACTAGCTGATGGATTAAAACTATTAGGAAAAAAAGTATGCCTTGCTTTACGTGAACCTTCACTAGGTCCTGTTTTTGGAATTAAAGGTGGGGCAACAGGTGGAGGAAAAGTTACAGTAGAACCTTCTGAAGATATTAATTTACACTTCAATGGTGATATGCACGCTTTAACATCAAGCAACAACCTTATTTCTGCTATTATCGATAATCATATTTTTCAAGGAAACGAACTCAATATTGATCCTCAAAGAATTGTTTTTCCAAGAGCAATGGATATGAATGATCGCGCTTTGCGACATATCACTGTTGCAGAAGGAAAAAATAATGGTATTCCACATGAAGATTCTTTTGTAATCACAGTTGCTAGTGAATTGATGGCAATAATGTGTCTTTCCGAAAATGAAGATGACTTTGTCCAGAGGCTTAAAAGAATCATTGTCGCTTTCTCCTATGAAAATAAGCCTATTACTGTTGGAGATTTAAAAATTTCAAATGCTGTTTTAAAACTCATGAAAAATGCCCTGTACCCAAATTTAGTACAGACTTCATTTAATACTCCAGCAATTATACATGGCGGTCCCTTTGCAAATATCGCGCATGGATGCAATTCAATAATTGGAACTAAAACAGCATTAAAATTAGCCGATTATGTAGTTACTGAAGCTGGATTCGGTTCTGACTTGGGAGCTGAAAAATTTCTTGATATAAAGTGCCGGGTTGCTAATTTAAATCCTTCTGTCATAGTTCTAGTTGCAACATTAAGAGCTTTGAAATGTCATGGAGGTGCTACAGATTTAGAAGAAAAAAATATTGAAGCTTTAACCCTTGGATTTGAAAATCTTGAAGCACATATTCAAAATTTGTCAAAATTTAATAAACCTGTCGTAATTGCAATCAATCATTTTGCTTCCGATACAAAAGAAGAAATTGAGCTTTTAGAAAAATGGTGTAAAGATCATAATTATTCTTATGCTTTCACCGATGGATTCATCAATGGTGCCAAAGGAGCAAAAGATTTAGCAAATTTAGTTTTACAAATCATTGAAAAAAATGAATTAAAACCAATAAACTATACATATTCTTTAACAGACTCTATAGAAGAAAAAATAGATAAAATTGCCAAAAATATTTATCACGCCAAAAATGTGGAATATTCAGAATTAGCAAAAAAGCAACTTGAAGAATACAAAAAATTAAATATAGATGATTATTTTGTCTGTATAGCCAAAACTCCAGCTAGCTTTTCAGACAACCCTAAATTGTTAAATGTTCCGAAAGATCATACATTGCACATAAGACAAATAAACATTGCAGCAGGAAGCAAGTTTATTATTCCTATTTCTG
Coding sequences within:
- a CDS encoding metallo-beta-lactamase domain protein (product inferred by homology to UniProt); the protein is MKYIVYKTKDGKYGVKKQGGKRAIKVFDTYLEALTYAKSLADKNNGEVVDEAMKKTVEKKVKKAVKKNKGLRIFLIILVVILILAVGAYFGYSYYNKTGIFDPDRNSSSSSSSSSNSNATEGVVYDDFQIHFMQLGNNKNGDAIYIKAGDNDILIDAGVSDTSTIKAYMNNYIADNQLEYVIVTHGDSDHIEGFAGTNKEPGIFASYKVDNVIDSISSKTTATYNSYKTARDNSGANHYLASDCFDEKNGAKRVYNLTDNISMEILWNYYYWNTDKSDENNNSVITRFKYNDHYFLLTGDLEGNGEKKFTEYYSDKDFPTVDLYKAAHHGSKTSSTMDFLNLIQPKMCVVSCSAGNPEYTSNYLNVFPTQTFVSNISKFTDKVYATSYGMDSEEKPLNGNIIVSTNGEEVGVAASNNLTILKDTEWFNSKIYIDEKNNFTTSKGKKDYFTKDTENVKEVVFRQWN
- a CDS encoding aminopeptidase C (Bleomycin hydrolase) (product inferred by homology to UniProt), producing the protein MNKKSSGLILSPAIYSRFEQEYRSNLTNTILRHSLVLHSIDDITRSADSPETSNAIYSIELKTMKAQNQRSSGRCWIFSATNLLREIIGKKLNVDQFELSQNFIAFYDKLEKYNFLLTELEKNIDEKHDERLNQKLLSDGVGDGGQWGMFVAIVKKYGLCPKSLFDDTMTSGSTLSLNKLINSSARYYAAQIHKLHEIGKDEEIKALHENYVEKVYNLLCSTFGVPPSTFNFEYKDNDNIYHYEKNITPIEFFNKYIGNDIDDYISIINAPTKDKEYGNIYTIDHLGNVIEAPSIRHLNLPLKRIENLIIQTLKDGEPVWFGSDVSYYKDRNKGIWDDNLFDYYSAFGMDFSFNKKDMLDFYQSSMNHAMLITGVTLDENEKPLKWKIENSWGTELGKEGYFLQSESWFEKFFYQAVIKKKYLNEEEKENLKKEPIHLPLWDPFGTLAD
- a CDS encoding nifU-like protein (product inferred by homology to UniProt), with product MENIDIIQQIKDTLDKIRPFIVRDGGDIEFSRFDEKSGIVYIKFLGACVGCGMIDDTLSLGISTILQEEVPGVTKVEIDPDSIPPAINDFNFEDLN
- a CDS encoding formate--tetrahydrofolate ligase (product inferred by homology to UniProt), which gives rise to MLKKINDIAKQLNLQEDEFETYGNYKAKIFSDKIKSNADGKLILVTAITPTKAGEGKTTCSIALADGLKLLGKKVCLALREPSLGPVFGIKGGATGGGKVTVEPSEDINLHFNGDMHALTSSNNLISAIIDNHIFQGNELNIDPQRIVFPRAMDMNDRALRHITVAEGKNNGIPHEDSFVITVASELMAIMCLSENEDDFVQRLKRIIVAFSYENKPITVGDLKISNAVLKLMKNALYPNLVQTSFNTPAIIHGGPFANIAHGCNSIIGTKTALKLADYVVTEAGFGSDLGAEKFLDIKCRVANLNPSVIVLVATLRALKCHGGATDLEEKNIEALTLGFENLEAHIQNLSKFNKPVVIAINHFASDTKEEIELLEKWCKDHNYSYAFTDGFINGAKGAKDLANLVLQIIEKNELKPINYTYSLTDSIEEKIDKIAKNIYHAKNVEYSELAKKQLEEYKKLNIDDYFVCIAKTPASFSDNPKLLNVPKDHTLHIRQINIAAGSKFIIPISGTILTMPGLPKIPAAVKMEEENGN